The genomic segment CCTTCGGTAATAGCGTCAAGTTCAAATCTTCTAACCACTTCCATAAGAATCTTCCTCGCTTCAATTTAACTGTATATATGTACAGTATAAATTGAATCTGAGAAAAACCCTATTGTGAAAAAGTACATTTCCAATGAATATTTTGATTCGCATGCAACGTATGTACACACATGTATTTACATTTTTTCAGGAGGCTCCTAGAATGGATTTATCGTATTTTCATCAAGCGGTGCTGGATATGCAAACCACCAAAGTTTTCAAGAACGGCAATTCCCAGGCGATCCGGATTCCTGCCGACCTAGCCTATGAACGCACCGACATTGAGTTCGAGATCGAGCGCATCGGCGATGAGTTGCGGATTCGCCCGGTCGGCCGCTCTCTGGGCGGCGTTCTCAAGAAATTCGCGCAGTTCGGTCCGGACTTCATGGCTGAAGGCCGCGGCGAGCACGAGCAAAGCGAACGCGAGATTCTGTGATGGCGCGTTACATGCTCGACACCAATATGTGCATCTATCTGATGAAAAATCAGCCGCGCGAGGTCGCTGAGCGTTTCGCCACTTGCTTCGTCGGCGATGTGGTGATGTCGGCAATTACCTACGCTGAACTGGAATACGGCGTCGCTGCCTCGGCCAATTGCGCGCGCCAGCGGCAGAACCTGGCTGCGCTGATAGAAGATATTCCTGTCGCTGCATTCGATAGTGCGGCGGCCAGTGCCTACGGTCCGATCCGCGAGGCCACCAGCGAGCGCAAGAAAGACCATCTCGACAAGTTGATCGCAGCGCATGCCCTCGCGCTCGACGTGGTACTGGTGACCAACAACGAGCGCGATTTTGCAAACTACCCTGGCGTGAAGATAGAGAATTGGATCACATCCGGTAATGGCTGATACGCCCATGTGACAGGCTGCGACCAGGGCGAATATCTGCGCGCTAAAACAAGGCGCAAGGCATACAATAGTGGCCTCATTATTAGCCAGGATGCCCGTTGCCATGTCAGACATTCACGCCGCCAATCCGCTGTTGCAAGACTGGAATACCCCTTACGGCTTGCCGCCTTTCGATCAGGTCAAGGCTGAACATTTTGTCCCCGCTTTTGATATTGCGCTGCCAGCTCACCTGGCCGAGATCGATGCTATCGCCGCGCAATCGGCGGCCCCTGCTTTTGCCAATACGCTGGCAGCTTTCGACGAATCGGGCCGGCTCAACAACCGCATCAGCCTGTTGTTCGAAAACCTGACCGCCAGCGAAACCTCGCCTGCCTTGCAGGCGGCGGAAGTCGAACTAGCGCCCAAGCTGGCTGCGCACAAGAATGCCATCTACCTGCATGCCGGCCTGTTTGCCCGGATTGATGCCTTGCATGCCAAGCGCGCCCAGCTGGACCTGGATCCGGTGCAGCTGCGCTTGCTGGAACGGGTGCACCTGGATTTTGTGCGCGCCGGCGCCAAGCTGCCGCCGCAATCGCGCGCACGCTATAGCGCGGTGACGGAAAGACTGGCGGCGTTGAGCACGCAGTTCACGCAAAATGTCCTGGCCGATGAATCCGGCTTTGCGCTGGCGCTGGAAGATGAAGCGGCGCTGGCCGGCTTGCCGGCATTCCTGCGCGCGTCGGCGCAGGCAGCGGCGCAACAGCGCGGCCTGCCGGAGGGGAGCCACGTGGTTACCTTGTCGCCGTCGTTGGCCGAACCGTTCCTGACCTTTTCGGACCGGCGCGATCTGCGCGAAGCGGTCTGGCGCGGCCGGGTAGCACGCGGTGCACATGCCGGCAGCCACGACAACCGTCCGGTCGCTGCTGAAATCATGGCTTTGCGCCAGGAGCAGGCACAACTGCACGGCTACGCCTCTTATGCCGACTATCAACTGGTCGACCGCATGGCCGGCAAGCCGGAGGCGGTGTCGGCTCTGCTCGGTAAAGTGTGGGAGCCGGCTAAAGCAAAGGCCGAAGAAGACCGAGTGGCACTGACCGAGATGGCGCGCAGCCTGGGCCAGCCGACTCCGATTGAGGCATGGGACTGGCGTTATCTGGCCGAGAAAGTACGGCAGGCGCGCTACGATCTCGACGACGCCGAACTGAAACCTTACTTCGCGCTGGAAAACATGATTGGCGCCATGTTCGATTGCGCCCAGCGCCTGTTCGGCATCAGCTTCGTCGAGCAGCATGGCGTCGCCCTGCATCATCCGGAGGCGCGTCTGTGGGAGGTGCGCAGCCGCGACAATGCCCTGATCGGCCTCTTCATCGGCGATAACTTCGCCCGCGCCAGCAAGCGTAGCGGCGCCTGGATGCACATCTTCCGCAGCCAGTCCGGCCATAACGGCGGCACGCTGCCGATCGTCATCAACAACAATAATTTCGCCAAGGCGGATGTGGCGTTGCTGAGTTTCGATGACGTGCGCACCCTGTTCCATGAATTCGGCCACGGCCTGCACGGCTTGCTGTCGCAGGTGAAATACGAGCGCTTGGCCGGCACCCAGGTGTTGCAGGATTACGTCGAATTGCCGTCGCAGATTTTCGAGAACTGGGCCGAGGAAGAAGTCGTGCTCAAACGCCATGCGCGGCACTTCCAGACTGGCGAAGCGATCCCTTCGGCCTTGCTGGAAAAACTCAAGCGCGCACGCCAGTTCGACCAGGCCTGGGCCACCATCATGTATGCCGGCCCGGCGCTGATCGACATGGCGTTGCATTCGCTGCCAAACGGCAGCGTAGTCGATCTTGATGCGTTCGAAGCGCAGCAATGCGAATTGCTGGGCATTCCGAAAGACATCGGCCAGCGTCATTACCTGAGCCATTTCCAGCATCTGTTCGCCGGTTCAGACTATGCGGCGGGTTACTACGTGTACATGTGGGCCGAAGTGCTGGATGCGGATGCCTATGACGCCTTCATCGAGGCCGGCGATCCGTTCCAGCCGGCGATTGCAGAACGCTTGCAGCGGCATATCTACAGCTCAGGCAACAAGCAAGATCCGGCGCTGGCGTTCCGGGCTTTCCGTGGCCGCGACCCGAAGGTGGAGCCGATGCTGGCTAAACGTGGCTTGATTGCCTAGCAAGCCGTGAACCCTGAGCGTCATTGCGCTCAGGGTTGCACTTCGACAGCTATTCGACAGTTATTTATAACAACTACTTATTTCTTCCCGCTGAATGGCGAGGAAAACACTGACGCGCTGGAACCGGCGTTGCCGCCCAATGCGTCATTCAATACTTTCGCCAGACGCACGCCGGCACGGCTCAATTGCAATGCAACCACGCTGGTGGCGTTGTTGACATAGCTGGCCGGCAGCTTGTACTTGCCGCTCGCTTCCGGCGTCGGCAGTTTGCCGTAGGCGTCGGTGCGGGCCAGTGCGAAGGCTTCCAGCGACCAGTCGCGCGGCGTCTGTTGCTGCCATTGCGCGATCTGGTCGCTGGTGATTTTGGAGATCAATGCCGAGGCGACCTGGTTCTGGTCGGTGCCCAGCTTGTTGACGAACGCCGTATCCCAGTAAGCGTGCAGTTTGCCGGAGGCGATGCCGGTGGCCGAGACCGTTTCATCGTTGCCGCCACGGTCATTGGAGTCGCTGGAGTGCAGCGGTTGATGCAAGTCGCCGACGAAATGCAGCAAGAACTGCAAGGCCAGCAGGCGTTCCGCAGGGTCGGTGTTCGGGTCGCGCAACTCGGCGCTGAACTGATCGACCTTATCCACCACGCAGTCTTGCGCTACGCCACCCGATGCAGGCGTGTTGGCCGGGAGGCTTGGATGACCGAAGCAGGCGGTGTCGATATCGCCATCGCTGATTTCGGTGTCGACGAAATGCCAGGCCGCCGTTTCGCGATGTGAGTTGCGATACTTATCGGCCCAGGTCGCCTCGGAAGCGATATCACCCGCAGTCAGGCCGGTCGTGTCGTTGGCCAGGATGGCGTTGACCTGCGAGCGGACGTCGTCGGTCAAGTAGTTGTTGGCGATGGTGCCGACGATCATGTGGCCCTCATCGCCCCAGGCCATGGCGTTCGGCGTCGCCAGCATCAACGGTGCGACACAGGCGGCGCTGATCAAGGTGAAAAATAAATTGTGATGCAACTTGCGATTCAGTTTCATGGAGACTCCATTCGGGAAAAGGGAAAAATTTCTCTGGTACACTATTTTCCGCCCGAATATATGCCGCATTTATGACCGCAGCATGTCAATCTGGCCTTGGACTGGCAAGGCTGACAGGTGCACAGCGGGCTGAATGAATTTCGCTCATACAAACTTGAGAGTTTGTCGCTTGACGCAGCGTGGTTGAAACAACAAACTGGTCAATTCGCGCTGCTGTTTCGATTGTTACTTCCAATGCGGCGCATTTCCTCAGGTAGATCTGTCATGACCCAACGCCAGAAACTCGTGCTGCCGGGCGGGCACAATAAACTGCTATTGCATTCCTGCTGCGCGCCGTGCTCGGGCGAAGTGATGGAAGCCTTGATCGCCAGCGAAATCGATTTCTCGATCTATTTCTATAACCCGAACATCCATCCGCAACGCGAGTACGCCCTGCGCAAGGATGAAAATATCCGCTTCGCAGAACAGCAGCACGGCATCCCGTTCATCGATGCCGACTATGGTCTCGACAACTGGTTCGCCCGCGCCCAGGGCATGGAAGATGAGCCGGAGCGCGGCAAGCGCTGCACCATGTGTTTCGACATGCGTTTTGAGCGTAGCGCCTTGTATGCGCATGAGCACGGTTTTCCGGTGATCAGCAGTTCGCTAGGGATCTCGCGCTGGAAGGACATGCAGCAGATCAACGATTGCGGCGCGCGCGCGGCGGCGCATTACCCCGGTATCACCTATTGGGACTACGACTGGCGCAAGCAAGGCGGTTCGGCGCGCATGATCGAAATCTCCAAGCGTGAGAATTTCTATCAGCAGGAATATTGCGGCTGCGTCTATTCGCTACGCGACAGTAATCGCTGGCGCAAGGAGCAGGGACGTGAACGCATCAAGATTTGCGATAAATTTTACGGCCAGCCGGAAGCGCAAGAATGAGTACCGATCACATCGCCGCTCATTGGCTGGCCGGCGTCAGCAAGCCTCCACAATCTATCGGCGGCGTAAAGCCGCCAGCGGCAATCGACCGCTTGGCCATCATGGAAAAACAGCTGGCTGAATTCATGCAAACCTTGGAACAGGATGAAGACGGCGTCGCGCCGCCGCATTTGATGAGCGGACATCATGGATGTCCTTGCTGCACAGGACGGGGCGAATAAGCTTTAGAGGCTGTTGCAAACACACTTGGCGTTGTTGCTCTTGCAGGGAGCGCCCGGGCTTGCAGGCCCGGGTCGTTCCGCAGGCAGACGACAATATCGTCTGAAACCCCCGCTACACCCTCCTAGCCGTACTGTTCGTACTGTCTTCGTCGGAGCGCCTAACCATCTGTGTTCGCAACAGCCTCTAAGATTCAAGACCCGCTAAACCAGTTATAACCCTGGTCCTCCCAATAACCACCGGGATTTTCATTGGTAACGAAGATCGCCGCAATGTGCTTGGGATTCTTGAAACCGAGCTTGGTCGGCACCCGCAGCTTTAGCGGATAGCCGTATTCGGTGGGCAAGGGCGCCGTGCCGAAATCCAGCGCCAGCATGGTTTGCGGATGCAGCGCCGTCGCCATGTCGATACTGGAATAATAACGATCGGCGCATTTGAAGCCGACATAGCGCGCAGTCGTGTCGGCGCCGATATGCGCCAGGAAAGTGCGGAACGGCACGCCGCCCCACTGGCCGATGGCGCTCCAGCCTTCGATGCAGATATGGCGCGTGATCTGCGATGTTTGTGGCAAGGCTCTGAGCTGCGCCAGGTTCCAGCTGCTCTTGTTGCGCACCAGCCCCGAGACTTCCAGCGTGTAAGTATCGCCATCGATTTCAGGCGCTGAATCGGCGTCATAAAACGCATTGAACGGAAACGGCTTGGTGATCATGCTGGCCGGATAGGTCGGTGCCAGATGATTGGGGCGGAACAGCATGCCCTGCACGCGGTCGTTCCAGCGCGACATCGCCCACAGCACTTTGTCGACCTGGTCGCCGTCTTGCAGGTTGCAACCGGACAGCAGCGACAAAGCGCCCAGAGACAGGCCGGAACGCAAGAACAACCGGCGCTGCAGCTGCACCAGTTCAGGTTGCAGCTCGCTATTCTTTGGCAGGTTTTTCTTCTTCTCGCTCATGCTTGCTGCTCCTGTTCCGAGGCGTTCTTGCGGGAGTGGCGCGGTGCGCGCCCGGTCAGCATCGGCAGCAAGGTGCTCGGCACGATCAGCACCAGCGCCAGATGCACAGCCACAAACGCGACGATGCCGGCCATGGCGGCGAAATGCACGCGGCGCGCAGTGTCGTAGCCGCCGAACAAGTCGACCAGGCTATCCAGCTGCACCGGTTTCCAGATCGACAGGCCGGAAGCCACGACCAGCACACCCAACAGCAGCACGACGATATACATCAGGCGCTGCACGGCGTTATAGACGCCCGCCTGATGCGCCAGTTTGAAAGTCAGCGCATCCTTGATGTCGCGTAGCAGATCGCGAAGACGGAGCGGCAGGAAGTGGCGACGGAAATGGCCGGCCGACAAGCCGTAGCAAAGATAGATCAATCCGTTCGCCACCAGCAACCACATCGCCGCCAGATGCCAGGCAATCGCTCCGCCCAGCCAGCCGCCCAAGGTGGCCCAGCGCGGAAAGTCGAAACCGAACAGCGGCGAGGCGTTGTAGATCGCCCAGCCGCTCATCACCATGCAGACCATCGCAAAGGCGTTGATCCAGTGGGTGGCGCGCACCAGCAGCGGATGGATGATGCGCCGCCGGACTGGTTGTGGCGGCAGGGGTTGGTCAGCAGGTGTCATGGACAAGCCTTGTCAGAATCAGCGCGAGCGGCCGGGCCGCCCGCTATGCACATTACATCGGCGGAACGACATCGCCCTTGCCGATTGTGGCGCGGCCGACGACGTCGCTGCCATCCGCCGCCTTGGTGACGAAGAACACGCCGTGCGCGCCCGGCACCAGCAAGCTGCGGTCGCCTTTATCGAGAGCGACGATTGGGACATCTGCCGGCACTACGATTTTCTTTTCGCCATCGGGATATTTCACGGTGATAGTGCGGCCGCTGGTCACCACCACATCGCCCACGGTGCCGTTGGTCATGCTGCTTTTCTTGCCCAGATCCCAGGCGTAATGGCCTTCGCCGACCTTCATGCCGGCCGGGAAGACATGCACTTCCAGCGCCTTCAGGCTACCGTCCGGCAGCGGCACGGCGGCGCTGCCGATAAAGCTGTCGGATTTGATATCGGTGATGGCGGCATGGGTGACCGAGAACAGCGTCAGGTCGGGCGCCAGCTTCAAGGTCAGTTTCTTGCCGGCCCTGGTGCTGACTTCGAGATTGTCGGTATTTACTTTTTCAATCGTGGCGCGCACCCGCACCGGTACGGTCATTGCCGCAGTCTGGGCGACGGCGGCGCTGCCGTAAGCGAGGAAAGTCGATGCGAGCAGGGCCGGAACCAGGCGGCGCAAGAGTTGTGTGGTTTTCATGGAAACTGACTCGGTGGTTGCTGGGATGCCCAGTCTAGGCGCGCCGGAGTGTCTTATCGGTGACAGTTGAATGACAATATTGTCATTCTTCCCGGCAATCGAATTGATAGAATGGATCCATCTCAACAAAGAGGCTGTTGCAAAATGAATCTGGCCAGGCGCGTCGACCAAGACAGTACGAGTAGTACGACTAGGAGCGGATGGCCGCCCCGACGTAACAACGCCAGACTCATTTTGCAACAGCATCTAAGGGCTCAGTATGGCTATTCTCGTCATTGAAGACGATCCAAAGACCGGCGCCTACCTCAAGAAAGGTCTGCGTGAATCCGGCTATGCGGTCGATCTGGCGCGCAACGGCAGCGACGGTTTGCATATGGCGTTGGAGAATTCCTACGACCTGGTGGTGCTCGACGTGATGCTGCCCGGCACTGACGGCTGGAAAATCATGGGCGCCATCCGCAGCAGCCGCGGCGCGCACCGCGACCTGCCGGTCATCTTCCTGACTGCGCGCGACCACGTGAATGACCGCATCCGCGGACTGGAGCTGGGCGCCGACGATTACCTGGTCAAACCTTTTTCCTTTACCGAACTGCTGCTGCGGATTCGCACCTTGCTACGGCGTGGCGTGGTGCGTGAAGCGCATGAGCTTGATTTTTTCCAGGTGGCCGACCTCCAGCTTGATCTGCTGCGCCGTAAAGTCACGCGCCAGGGTATCGATATCGTCCTCACCAACAAGGAATTCCTGCTGCTGCACTTGCTGGTCAAGCGCCAGGACGAAGCCTTGTCGCGTACCGTCATCGCTTCCGAGGTATGGGACATGAACTTCGACAGCGACACCAATGTGGTCGATGTCGCCATCAAACGCTTGCGCGCCAAGATCGACAATCCCTTCGAGCGCAAGCTGATCCACACGGTGCGCAGCATCGGCTATATGTTTTCTGAAAATCCATGAATTTTTGGCGTACCCGTTCGCTGACCGCGCGCGTCACTATCCTGTTTGCGCTGATTGCCTGCGCCATCGTCACCAACCTCGGCATGTACCTGTATTCGTCGACCCGGCAGGCACTGGAGACCCGCGCCGATTATTCGCTGGTCGGCAGGGTCGAGCATTTCCGCACGCTGTTGCACGACCTCTACAACGTCAAACAGATAGAAGACCGGCCGGCACTGTTTGAAACCATGCTCGGCAGCGAGCAGGATGTGTTGATGTTCGGTTATCCGGGCCAGGCGCCGTTCGTGCGCGTCAACCCGGACAATATGACGCCGCCGCCGATGAAGCCAGTCGGGCTGAACCAGCCGTTGACGCTGGCGGCGCTGCAGCCAGGTGAACGTGCCGACGGCGTGCGCGTGCGCTGGGTGTCGACCGAAGCCGAGGTGGGCAGCGACGGCACCAAGGTGGTGATCATCGGTGCTCATGTGATGACGCAGGAATCGCACATTCTGTCGGAGTACTACTGGCATGTGATAGGCGCCGCAGCGATTGCGGTGTTGCTGGCGGCGCTGCTCGGCTTCCTGGTGCTCAAGCGCGGTTTCCTGCCGCTGACGGCAATGGCCAGCCGCGCCGCCGAAGTCAGCCCGACCAATATTGCAATACGGCTGCGCGAGGAAGATGCGCCGCATGAACTGCGGCGGCTGGCGGCTTCCTTCAACGCCATGCTGGACCGGCTCTCTGACGGTTACGAGCATCTGTCGCAATTTTCGGCCGATCTGGCGCACGAGATACGGACCCCGATCGGCGCGCTGATGGGTCAGACGCAGGTCACCTTGAACAAGGTGCGCAACGCCGCTGAATACCAGCAGGTGCTGGAATCGAACCTGGAAGAACTGCAGCGCCTGAGCCGGATCGTGGAAAACATCCTGTTCCTGGCGCATGCCGACCACGCCGGCCTGTCGGTGGAAAAATCGCCGCTGGTGCTGGCCGATGAATTGCACAAGATCGCCGAGTATTTTGAGGGCGTGGCGGAAGAACGCGACATCAGGCTG from the Collimonas arenae genome contains:
- the vapB gene encoding type II toxin-antitoxin system VapB family antitoxin — protein: MQTTKVFKNGNSQAIRIPADLAYERTDIEFEIERIGDELRIRPVGRSLGGVLKKFAQFGPDFMAEGRGEHEQSEREIL
- a CDS encoding type II toxin-antitoxin system VapC family toxin, coding for MARYMLDTNMCIYLMKNQPREVAERFATCFVGDVVMSAITYAELEYGVAASANCARQRQNLAALIEDIPVAAFDSAAASAYGPIREATSERKKDHLDKLIAAHALALDVVLVTNNERDFANYPGVKIENWITSGNG
- a CDS encoding M3 family metallopeptidase translates to MSDIHAANPLLQDWNTPYGLPPFDQVKAEHFVPAFDIALPAHLAEIDAIAAQSAAPAFANTLAAFDESGRLNNRISLLFENLTASETSPALQAAEVELAPKLAAHKNAIYLHAGLFARIDALHAKRAQLDLDPVQLRLLERVHLDFVRAGAKLPPQSRARYSAVTERLAALSTQFTQNVLADESGFALALEDEAALAGLPAFLRASAQAAAQQRGLPEGSHVVTLSPSLAEPFLTFSDRRDLREAVWRGRVARGAHAGSHDNRPVAAEIMALRQEQAQLHGYASYADYQLVDRMAGKPEAVSALLGKVWEPAKAKAEEDRVALTEMARSLGQPTPIEAWDWRYLAEKVRQARYDLDDAELKPYFALENMIGAMFDCAQRLFGISFVEQHGVALHHPEARLWEVRSRDNALIGLFIGDNFARASKRSGAWMHIFRSQSGHNGGTLPIVINNNNFAKADVALLSFDDVRTLFHEFGHGLHGLLSQVKYERLAGTQVLQDYVELPSQIFENWAEEEVVLKRHARHFQTGEAIPSALLEKLKRARQFDQAWATIMYAGPALIDMALHSLPNGSVVDLDAFEAQQCELLGIPKDIGQRHYLSHFQHLFAGSDYAAGYYVYMWAEVLDADAYDAFIEAGDPFQPAIAERLQRHIYSSGNKQDPALAFRAFRGRDPKVEPMLAKRGLIA
- a CDS encoding S1/P1 nuclease, whose product is MKLNRKLHHNLFFTLISAACVAPLMLATPNAMAWGDEGHMIVGTIANNYLTDDVRSQVNAILANDTTGLTAGDIASEATWADKYRNSHRETAAWHFVDTEISDGDIDTACFGHPSLPANTPASGGVAQDCVVDKVDQFSAELRDPNTDPAERLLALQFLLHFVGDLHQPLHSSDSNDRGGNDETVSATGIASGKLHAYWDTAFVNKLGTDQNQVASALISKITSDQIAQWQQQTPRDWSLEAFALARTDAYGKLPTPEASGKYKLPASYVNNATSVVALQLSRAGVRLAKVLNDALGGNAGSSASVFSSPFSGKK
- a CDS encoding epoxyqueuosine reductase QueH; its protein translation is MTQRQKLVLPGGHNKLLLHSCCAPCSGEVMEALIASEIDFSIYFYNPNIHPQREYALRKDENIRFAEQQHGIPFIDADYGLDNWFARAQGMEDEPERGKRCTMCFDMRFERSALYAHEHGFPVISSSLGISRWKDMQQINDCGARAAAHYPGITYWDYDWRKQGGSARMIEISKRENFYQQEYCGCVYSLRDSNRWRKEQGRERIKICDKFYGQPEAQE
- a CDS encoding molybdopterin-dependent oxidoreductase, giving the protein MSEKKKNLPKNSELQPELVQLQRRLFLRSGLSLGALSLLSGCNLQDGDQVDKVLWAMSRWNDRVQGMLFRPNHLAPTYPASMITKPFPFNAFYDADSAPEIDGDTYTLEVSGLVRNKSSWNLAQLRALPQTSQITRHICIEGWSAIGQWGGVPFRTFLAHIGADTTARYVGFKCADRYYSSIDMATALHPQTMLALDFGTAPLPTEYGYPLKLRVPTKLGFKNPKHIAAIFVTNENPGGYWEDQGYNWFSGS
- a CDS encoding cytochrome b/b6 domain-containing protein gives rise to the protein MTPADQPLPPQPVRRRIIHPLLVRATHWINAFAMVCMVMSGWAIYNASPLFGFDFPRWATLGGWLGGAIAWHLAAMWLLVANGLIYLCYGLSAGHFRRHFLPLRLRDLLRDIKDALTFKLAHQAGVYNAVQRLMYIVVLLLGVLVVASGLSIWKPVQLDSLVDLFGGYDTARRVHFAAMAGIVAFVAVHLALVLIVPSTLLPMLTGRAPRHSRKNASEQEQQA
- a CDS encoding heavy metal response regulator transcription factor, with the protein product MAILVIEDDPKTGAYLKKGLRESGYAVDLARNGSDGLHMALENSYDLVVLDVMLPGTDGWKIMGAIRSSRGAHRDLPVIFLTARDHVNDRIRGLELGADDYLVKPFSFTELLLRIRTLLRRGVVREAHELDFFQVADLQLDLLRRKVTRQGIDIVLTNKEFLLLHLLVKRQDEALSRTVIASEVWDMNFDSDTNVVDVAIKRLRAKIDNPFERKLIHTVRSIGYMFSENP
- a CDS encoding heavy metal sensor histidine kinase, with protein sequence MNFWRTRSLTARVTILFALIACAIVTNLGMYLYSSTRQALETRADYSLVGRVEHFRTLLHDLYNVKQIEDRPALFETMLGSEQDVLMFGYPGQAPFVRVNPDNMTPPPMKPVGLNQPLTLAALQPGERADGVRVRWVSTEAEVGSDGTKVVIIGAHVMTQESHILSEYYWHVIGAAAIAVLLAALLGFLVLKRGFLPLTAMASRAAEVSPTNIAIRLREEDAPHELRRLAASFNAMLDRLSDGYEHLSQFSADLAHEIRTPIGALMGQTQVTLNKVRNAAEYQQVLESNLEELQRLSRIVENILFLAHADHAGLSVEKSPLVLADELHKIAEYFEGVAEERDIRLVVDASGVLQANPVMWRRAVSNLVVNAVRYAVPGSIVRLCGIPREEGICVEVENQGDPIPQEQLDRLFDRFYRGDKSRSEFTESNGLGLAIVRAIMTVHGGQAVVACSEGGLIRFSLRFPEGSVRA